The Scheffersomyces stipitis CBS 6054 chromosome 5, complete sequence genome contains the following window.
GAGCCTTGTAGACCTCATCAACTACTACAAATTCACGGCATTTAACTTGACAACTCTATCAATATCTGAAGAAAGCTGTGCAACGAAATACAACGAGCAGGCTGATTTGTACTTCAGAATTTTGCTTAGTTTCCCTAACCTTTCACGCTCTATTTTCATGAAGTTGCAATTCGGAGTAGAGGATGATCATATAAAAGATCCATTTGGACCGTCCCAACAGCTTATGCACTTAGAATTTACTCCTGGTTCTAAACAACAAGAGTCTTTGGTCAGTTTAGTTGATCGTCAAGAGATTTCGTTTATATatatcatcaacttcttatTGAAACTGAAGTCGTTGAGGCTGGTATTAGATGCTACTTCTCATTACAAATCCGAAATGATCTTTTTTGTTCGTTCATTGTCCTGCTCAAATGCCAAGGAGTTGGACAAATCTGCCTCAAGACCTGGAAGCGCTCATTCTAGtgtcgtttcatttccaaAGTTAAACCAATTGGAACAGGAAAGAAACGATGAATTTAGAATGCAGAAAGTTCTCAATAAGCTCAAACTTAGATCTCTCAGTGCTGTGATAGTGCATGGGTCATATAAGGAGAAGCTCACGTTAATTGTCAAATTTTGTAAATTGTTAGAAACTGGATCTTTTAACTTGTCTGTCCTTTCTGCTCACTACGGGGGAAACATCAATGACCCTAACCATTTTCTCAATACTATCGGAACTCCTTCTCCTGGTAAACGTTTGCATATCATAGCCATTGATCGTATAGTAAAACTTTTGATAGTATTGGGGCTCTTCCATTTAATGGATACTATGGGTATCAATGAGGTGAGAGAAAGCTATGTGGTCGAACTCTTTTCATTGAGGGTACCAATTGAAGACTGTCTACAAATATGGCCCAAGCataatttcaaaattgcTACTCTCCCAAGTGGAGATAGACTTGTTAGTTATGCAGCTCAAGTTACAAGTACTGAGGAAAGATCTTTGAGCGCTAGGTTTGCGAAGATGCAAGAGATTTCCGATACCACCaaggaattgcaaaaaacGGCGAAAGTATTGAACTAGGCACCAACTACGCGATTTTATATCTGTAGAAGACGACAGAATCCAGCTCATAGTATACTATTAGATATCAATTTTAGATGGACTATTCAGGTAGTAAACCTCATTTATACGAGGATGTGAGGAGCATATTTACTATAAATTTGGACAATAAGAAATATGATTTTAAAAACTTGCTACATGGTACTAACGGCcgttgcagccatttttgaTGGATGTTGTTTCACGAAGAAATAGTTTGAATAAGGGAATTCTAAGAGTTACTAAAGCTACCAATGGAGAATTTGCATATATTAGTAAGGTCGGCTCTCTAATACATAGATAAAAAATCTTCTGCGAACACATAACGAAAGTTTGTAGGAAACCAAAAGGTATCCCCAGTCTTCTTTTTATCCAGTTGATAAGCACAAAATAAATGtgttttttttttatttttaACGCAGTGGCATACATTGAACATACTAACCCATATAAACAGCTATAAACTAGAGATAATCGGACTGCATTTTTTTTTACGAAATGGCATGTATTACGACTAAAGTCCAATCTATCACCTACAAAGTATATAATTCGTCCTCTAATCCATACCGAAGGATGGAGGAAATCCTAAGATAAAAACCTCCGGGTGAAATTACCTAATAACTATGATATCCTGCATATTGTCGCCACGTGCCTAAAAATCGTGATTTTGCGTTCTCTGAAAGAACTGCATTTCGATTTTTTACTATAAGGTGCTTCACTAGCTCAGTTGGCAGAGCGTCAGTCTCATAGTTTGTAAAAGTTGTGTCATCTGAAGGTCGACAGTTCGAACCTGCCGTGGAGCACTTTTtttttctacaaattgAGTGAATGAAACAGCAGTATAGATATACTATAGCAAATTGACTACCAGTAGCTCGTGCAGACACATCCCGATGCATCTGAAGAATTTTTTGGTTATTGTTGAGGTGTAGGTATATCTCAGTTGAATCTGGTTTGGACTGAGTGTGGCACATGCGCGCCTCCAGACATGAACTGAGATAAGAAAACCGTTTGATTATTCAAATATACATTTCTCTAGTTCTTTTTGAGAAACACTCCTCACCAACAAATGCAGTTGTCTACGCTTCTTAACGTACAGTATATACTTGGCTGGTTTGCCGACCAAGCTGAGCGACCAGCAGAAGGGTTGAGACGTCTTGGCCAAGAATTGGAACTTTTCCCTGAGGTAGAAGATTATAGTCAATGGCCCCCAAGTACACCTATACCCAAACCCGTTGTTTTATGGCATGGTTTGGGagacaatttcaattcttcaggAATGCACAAGGTGGCCACCATATTTGAGCTGCTTCATCCTGATATATATGTCCATTCCGTGCAATTGGCTGAAGATCCAGCTTCAGACGAACAAAAGTCATTTGTAGGTGATGCGAACGAACAGTTGGACATTGTATGTAAGCAGCTTCTGAAAGTACCTCAATTGCGCCAGGGCTTTGATATCGTTGGGTTTTCTCAGGGTGGAGTGTTCGCCAGAGCATTAGTTGAAAGGTGTTCTCTGATTTCAGTAAGCAATTTGATTACATTTGGTGCTCCCCACAATGGAGTTCTGGAACTTCCCATGTGTAAGGATGCCAATGACTGGCTCTGTAAGAACAGAAATGAAGTTCTCAAGAAGCTGGTCTGGTTCGATAATGTACAGAAATATATCATCCCAGCACAATACTTTCGTACTCCAAAGGACTACTCGAGTTATTTGAAGTATTCCAATTTTTTAGCTGATATCAACAATGAACGGACAGAAGTCAACATTACCTACAAGAGAAACTTAAGTAAGTTGTCTAAGTTTGTAATGGTTACATTTGATGATGATACCACTTTGATTCCCAAGGACAGCGCTGGGTTCCAGGATATTGACGCTGAAACGGATGCTATTATACCTTTTGAGCAAACAATCATATACACAAGGGATTTGTTGGGACTTCAGAGCTTGCACTCTTTAGGTAAGATAGACTTCTATAGTATTGAAGGTGATCATATGCAGATTCCAGAGTCTTTCTTGGTTATGATTGGGGTTAAGTATATAGGTTCATATTGGTAGTTATGAAATAATTGGTTTAAGTGAAGAATGCCACCATTAGTAGAGCTTATTATTAACCAGCATATTTGGCACCTATTCAGTGGCATCATTTTAAGCATTAGAATAAAGTGCATCCGGTTAACCTAGTATGAAGTCGTTGTACTAACTCAAGAAAATCCCTCCTATTACTAAATGTTGTCTTTTGGAAgctttggaattgttgctgCTTGTAAAATTGCATGATTTACTCCCTACGGAAAGCTTGAAACTTTTATACATTTTCTCCAGCTATCAGTGTACAGAAAAAATATGTCAAATTGTCTCACACAAAAAGATCCAAGCTACTTTCCTATATTCCTCATGCTGCAATCATGACTTTTAGTGGCAACAAATCGGTTATATCATCTATTCGAAAGTAATTACCTATTCATGCTCACGTTGCCATATTTATCTCAAGTATTGCTTCGTGAAAGATAATTGTGCTCGAAAGGCTTACACAAAAGTTTTTCGGTCTGTTATACGCTTGAAAGTTCTGACTTCCCCAGTTTTCACAAATTGAAACACGCTAAGATTTGAAACAGTTAGTAAGTTTTTGTGTGATTCATTCGCATAGCCTCCAGTCCTATCGTGCTGTGCTACTCAGTCATCTATCGAATTGTGTCCGATCTCATTTATTGTTTCTGTAATAGTtggaaatggctgcgaaatttatgaaaaatagaaccaCGAGTTCTGCAAATACATTTCTCAAAATCCAATTCAACGCCCTACAGTCACTTTAGTTATAGTATTCGATTTCGGAAGAATTAAACTGCTGTTCTTCgaaaaatatcaatatcCATAGGCTTCATGTCAATGGTAAAGGTCGTGCAGGACCCTAGCATCATTGTGATAATCAAAGAGATTAAATTCTCAATTTACGTTTGCACTCTTTTTCCTTTAGGATCAAATTAATGTCAGAACAGGATAGAAAAGCAAGATTGGCTGCTTTGAGGAAGAAGCGACATTCCAAAGACAATGaaatttcttctgcttcacAAGACGCAAAGAGACATAAACCAGAACAACATGAAGAATCTAGCCATATAGAAGAACCTAGTATCAAACTagagcaagaagagaagtCTGCGGAGACAGCACTGACAGCTCCTACCTTAATATTACCTAATACAGATATAGTAGAAGCAGTTGCTCCGGATATTCAAGACGGAGTATTACGGAAAGCAGAAACAGCTGCCAGTGAAGGCTTACTTACCAGCGCAGTAAACACCAGACAAAAGCACATATACACAGCCGACTTGttagaagaattggctcCTTATCTTCGTAGGGCAAAAACAAAGACAGATAGAGCTATCTTTGGGATAGTGCAGAAGAAGTACGAAGAGTCTAAATTAATATGAATGGAATTGTTAATTACTCTCTATAGATTCTGAGACCATAAGGTCATACAATGATGATGAGTAACGAATATACACTAAAAATCGAGAAAAAGCACCGTAAGACCAA
Protein-coding sequences here:
- a CDS encoding predicted protein, which translates into the protein MDFSQSYYYFGNLEKRATSWRSMSSSITHVTSDLKAGDSSDILIEAIHRFHLQIQPSIALDPKDISKPGELIAKLDILHEYYSEIKSSLQVFSSREHSHLWLSFMCGMVAALRRFNQYYCVKYLNATYFEAESYLTLAPQISTRVTQYTFEYAAYLKTMLADDGVSIATIINCASSRSIRHFFDILIDSLDFISMDKVEDDEDLQSAEVILEAVQHGLLRYYETIDTCSSQIRDNLYNRAFSTLTNFLQVAYTIGKSELVIPFFSSTRNGSVPIINPESAINIVRTDTVSLVDLINYYKFTAFNLTTLSISEESCATKYNEQADLYFRILLSFPNLSRSIFMKLQFGVEDDHIKDPFGPSQQLMHLEFTPGSKQQESLVSLVDRQEISFIYIINFLLKSKSLRSVLDATSHYKSEMIFFVRSLSCSNAKELDKSASRPGSAHSSVVSFPKLNQLEQERNDEFRMQKVLNKLKLRSLSAVIVHGSYKEKLTLIVKFCKLLETGSFNLSVLSAHYGGNINDPNHFLNTIGTPSPGKRLHIIAIDRIVKLLIVLGLFHLMDTMGINEVRESYVVELFSLRVPIEDCLQIWPKHNFKIATLPSGDRLVSYAAQVTSTEERSLSARFAKMQEISDTTKELQKTAKVLN
- a CDS encoding predicted protein (go_function palmitoyl-(protein) hydrolase activity~go_component lysosome~go_process protein modification), with product MQLSTLLNVQYILGWFADQAERPAEGLRRLGQELELFPEVEDYSQWPPSTPIPKPVVLWHGLGDNFNSSGMHKVATIFESLHPDIYVHSVQLAEDPASDEQKSFVGDANEQLDIVCKQLSKVPQLRQGFDIVGFSQGGVFARALVERCSSISVSNLITFGAPHNGVSELPMCKDANDWLCKNRNEVLKKSVWFDNVQKYIIPAQYFRTPKDYSSYLKYSNFLADINNERTEVNITYKRNLSKLSKFVMVTFDDDTTLIPKDSAGFQDIDAETDAIIPFEQTIIYTRDLLGLQSLHSLGKIDFYSIEGDHMQIPESFLVMIGVKYIGSYW
- a CDS encoding predicted protein encodes the protein MSEQDRKARLAALRKKRHSKDNEISSASQDAKRHKPEQHEESSHIEEPSIKLEQEEKSAETASTAPTLILPNTDIVEAVAPDIQDGVLRKAETAASEGLLTSAVNTRQKHIYTADLLEELAPYLRRAKTKTDRAIFGIVQKKYEESKLI